In one window of Notolabrus celidotus isolate fNotCel1 chromosome 15, fNotCel1.pri, whole genome shotgun sequence DNA:
- the LOC117826213 gene encoding tripartite motif-containing protein 16-like produces MAQKGVQLDRETYSCSICLDLLKNPVTIPCGHSYCMNCIKSHWDKEDEERDYSCPQCRQTFTPRPVLRKNTMLADLVEKLKKTGLQAAPADHCYAGPEDVACDVCTGRKLRASKSCLFCLISFCEEHLQPHLDSPAYKKHKLVEPSKKLQENVCSFHDEVMKMFCRTDQQSICYLCSVDEHKGHDTVSAAAERTERQRGLEGTRLDIQQRIQDREKDVKLLQQEVEAINGSADKAVEHSEEMLTELIRLMEKRRSDVKQQVRSQQETEVSRVKELQEKLEQEITELKRRDAELQKLSLTEDHNQFLQDYPSLSALCGSTHSSSIKTRPLRYFEDVTAAVSGVRDKIQDVLREGWTNISQTGTELDVLLSQPRPEPEPKTRAEFLKYSRDITLDPNTAYTKLLLSDGNRKATLMKDEQSYSSHPERFIEWRQVLSRESLTGRCYWEVKWRIPGVRLAVAYKSISRAGNRNECGFGLNEKSWGLDCQPKCFTFWNNDVQTPVSGPQSFRIGVYLDHSAGVLSFYSISDTMTLLYRVQTTFTEPLHAGLWLRFSDVGDIAELCKLK; encoded by the coding sequence ATGGCGCAGAAAGGAGTTCAGCTGGACCGAGAAACCTACTCTTGTTCGATCTGTCTGGATCTACTGAAGAATCCGGTGACTATTCCCTGTGGTCACAGCTACTGCATGAACTGTATTAAAAGTCACTGGGAtaaagaggatgaggagagagacTACAGCTGCCCTCAGTGCAGGCAGACTTTCACACCGAGGCCTGTCCTGAGGAAGAACACCATGTTAGCAGATTTAGTGGAGAAACTGAAGAAGACTGGACTCcaagctgctcctgctgatcactgctATGCTGGACCCGAAGATGTGGCCTGTGATGTCTGCACCGGGAGAAAACTGAGAGCCAGTAAGTCctgtctgttctgtttgatctcttTTTGTGAGGAACACCTTCAGCCTCATCTTGATTCACCTGCCtataagaaacacaagctggtgGAGCCCTCCAAGAAGCTCCAGGAGAACGTCTGCTCTTTTCAtgatgaggtgatgaagatgttctgccgtactgatcagcagtctatctgttatctctgctctgtggacGAACATAAAGGACACGACAcagtctcagctgcagcagaaaggactgagaggcagagagggctTGAGGGGACTCGACTTGACATCCAGCAGAGaatccaggacagagagaaagatgtgaagctgcttcaacaggaggtggaggctaTCAACGGCTCCGCTGATAAAGCAGTGGAGCACAGTGAGGAGATGCTCACTGAGCTGATCCGTCTCATGGAGAAAAGACGCTctgatgtgaagcagcaggtcagatcccagcaggaaactgaagtgagtcgagtcaaagagcttcaggagaagctggagcaggagatcactgagctgaagaggagagatgctgagctgcagaagctgtCACTCACAGAGGACCACAACCAGTTTCTACAGGACTACCCCTCACTGTCAGCACTATGTGGATCTACACACTCATCCAGCATCAAGACCCGTCCTCTGAGGTACTTTGAAGATGTGACAGCGGCTGTGTCAGGAGTCAGAGATAAAATACAGGACGTtctgagagagggatggacaaacatctcacagacagggacTGAATTGGATGTTTTACTGTCACAACCaagaccagaaccagagcccAAGACCAGAGCTGAGTTCTTAAAATACTCACGTGACATCAcactggatccaaacacagcaTACACAAAGCTGTTATTATCTGATGGGAACAGAAAAGCAACATTGATGAAAGATGAACAGTCTTATTCTAGTCACCCAGAGAGATTCATTGAATGGAGGCAGGTCCTGAGTAGAGAGAGTCTGACTGGACGTTGTTACTGGGAGGTGAAGTGGAGAATTCCTGGAGTTCGTCTGGCAGTGGCATACAAAAGTATCAGCAGAGCAGGGAATAGGAATGAGTGTGGTTTTGGACTAAATGAAAAATCTTGGGGGTTAGATTGTCAACCAAAGTGTTTTACCTTTTGGAACAACGACGTCCAAACTCCTGTCTCAGGTCCTCAGTCCTTCAGAATAGGAGTGTACCTGGATCACAGTGCAGGTgttctgtccttctacagcaTCTCTGACACCATGACTCTCCTCTACAGAGTCCAGACCACGTTCACTGAGCCTCTACATGCTGGACTCTGGCTACGTTTTAGTGATGTTGGAGACATCGCAGAGTTGTGCAAACTGAAATAG
- the LOC117826212 gene encoding tripartite motif-containing protein 16-like — protein sequence MAQKGVQLDRESFSCSICLDLLKNPVAIPCGHSYCMNCIKSHWDGEDVRREYSCPQCRQTFKPRPVLGKNTMLADLVEKLKKTGLQAAPADHCYAGPEDVSCDVCTGRKLRASKSCLFCLISYCDEHLEPHFELPVYKKHKLVEPSKKLQENVCSRHDEVMKMFCRTDQQSICYLCPEDEHKGHDTVSAAAERTEMQRGLEGSRLNIQQRIQDGEKDVKLLQQEVEAINRSADKTVEHFGKTFTELIRLMEKRRSDVKQQVRSQQKTEVSRVKELQEKLEQEITELKRRDAELQKLSLTEDHNQFLQDYPSLSALSGFTHPSGTKIRPLRYFEDVTAAVSGVRDKLQDVLREGWTNISQTGTEVDVLLSQPRAEPEPKTRAELLKYSRDITLDPNTVNTRLLLSDGNRKATLMAEEQSYSSHPERFIERWQVLSRESLTGRCYWEVKWVGRGLRLAVAYKSISRAGSWNECGFGLNEKSWALDCKKNYYIFWYNNIQTRVSGPRSFRVGVYLDHSAGVLSFYSISDTMTLLHRVQTTFTEPLYAGLWLGWSVPGDTIEMCKLK from the coding sequence atggCGCAGAAAGGAGTTCAGCTGGACCGAGAATCCTTCTCTTGTTCGATCTGCCTGGATCTACTGAAGAATCCGGTGGCTATTCCCTGTGGTCACAGCTACTGCATGAACTGTATTAAAAGTCACTGGGATGGAGAGGACGTGAGGAGAGAGTACAGCTGCCCTCAGTGCAGGCAGACCTTCAAACCGAGGCCTGTCCTGGGGAAGAACACCATGCTGGCAGATTTAGTAGAGAAACTGAAGAAGACTGGACTCcaagctgctcctgctgatcactgctATGCTGGACCTGAAGATGTGTCCTGTGATGTCTGCACTGGGAGAAAACTGAGAGCCAGTAAGTCctgtctgttctgtttgatctcttACTGTGACGAACACCTtgagcctcattttgaattaCCGGTCtataagaaacacaagctggtgGAGCCCTCCAAGAAGCTCCAGGAGAACGTCTGCTCTCGTCAtgatgaggtgatgaagatgttctgCCGTACTGATCAGCAGTCTATCTGTTATCTCTGCCCTGAGGACGAACATAAAGGACACGACAcagtctcagctgcagcagaaaggacTGAGATGCAGAGAGGGCTTGAGGGGAGTCGActaaacatccagcagagaatccaggatggagagaaagatgtgaagctgcttcaacaggaggtggaggctaTCAACCGCTCTGCTGATAAAACAGTGGAGCACTTTGGGAAGACTTTCACTGAGCTGATCCGTCTCATGGAGAAAAGACGCTctgatgtgaagcagcaggtcagatcccagcagaaaactgaagtgagtcgagtcaaagagcttcaggagaagctggagcaggagatcactgagctgaagaggagagacgctgagctgcagaagctgtCACTCACAGAGGACCACAACCAGTTTCTACAGGACTACCCCTCACTGTCAGCACTCAGTGGATTTACACACCCATCAGGCACCAAGATTCGTCCTCTGAGGTACTTTGAGGATGTGACAGCGGCTGTGTCAGGAGTCAGAGATAAACTACAAGACGTCctgagagagggatggacaaacatctcacagacagggacTGAAGTGGATGTTTTACTGTCACAACCAAGAGCAGAACCGGAGCCCAAGACCAGAGCGGAGTTATTAAAGTATTCACGTGACATCAcactggatccaaacacagtgaacacacGGCTGTTATTATCTGATGGGAACAGAAAAGCAACATTGATGGCAGAAGAACAGTCTTATTCTAGTCACCCAGAGAGATTCATTGAACGGTGGCAGGTCCTGAGTAGAGAGAGTCTGACTGGACGTTGTTACTGGGAGGTGAAGTGGGTAGGACGTGGACTTCGTCTGGCAGTGGCATACAAGAGTATCAGCAGAGCAGGGAGTTGGAACGAGTGTGGTTTTGGACTAAATGAAAAATCTTGGGCATTAGAttgtaaaaaaaactattatATCTTTTGGTACAACAACATCCAAACTCGAGTCTCAGGTCCTCGGTCCTTCAGAGTAGGAGTGTACCTGGATCACAGTGCAGGTgttctgtccttctacagcaTCTCTGACACcatgactctcctccacagagtccagaccacgTTCACTGAGCCTCTATATGCTGGACTGTGGCTAGGTTGGAGTGTGCCTGGTGACACCATAGAGATGTGCAAACTGAAATAG